Proteins encoded within one genomic window of Methanosarcinales archaeon:
- a CDS encoding FprA family A-type flavoprotein, translating to MPKLIIIYGTGSHNTEFIAKAIEEGVKREGVDAELKNVNDANKHDLLDADAVAIGSPNYKNAMMPTVRNFLNELNDVDLSGKVGLAFGSYGWGMEAIDAIHNKLSLYGLELIQDFGVKRRPGEEQLEECRRVGSQLACRIKNKALMYPDIHNNIKKE from the coding sequence ATGCCAAAACTCATTATCATATACGGAACTGGTTCGCATAATACAGAATTTATAGCCAAAGCGATTGAAGAAGGTGTAAAACGTGAAGGGGTAGATGCCGAATTGAAAAATGTTAATGATGCAAACAAGCATGATCTGTTAGATGCCGATGCAGTAGCCATCGGGTCCCCAAATTATAAAAATGCTATGATGCCTACTGTCAGGAATTTTTTAAATGAGCTTAATGATGTTGATCTGAGTGGTAAGGTAGGTCTTGCCTTCGGATCATATGGTTGGGGTATGGAGGCAATTGACGCGATTCATAATAAATTATCGTTATACGGTTTAGAACTGATACAGGATTTCGGGGTAAAGAGGAGGCCGGGCGAGGAGCAGCTGGAAGAGTGCAGGAGAGTAGGTTCCCAGCTTGCATGCAGAATCAAGAACAAAGCATTAATGTATCCTGACATCCATAATAATATAAAGAAAGAGTGA
- a CDS encoding (Fe-S)-binding protein produces MPSRIKVANPNRCIGCYSCMLACSRTNADSVSLIDSAIDIRTSGGIESGLQIIVCRSCIDPPCARACPTGALTPRNGGGVVLKNELCDSCKVCADACLPRAIHFDREDMPVICIHCGTCARFCSHDVLEMIKTEVL; encoded by the coding sequence ATGCCTTCGAGAATAAAAGTTGCTAATCCAAATAGATGTATCGGTTGCTACAGCTGTATGCTTGCGTGCAGCCGTACCAATGCCGATTCGGTATCGTTGATTGATAGTGCCATTGATATCAGGACCTCAGGCGGGATAGAGAGCGGCCTCCAAATAATCGTTTGCCGCTCATGCATTGACCCACCCTGTGCCAGGGCCTGTCCAACAGGTGCTTTAACGCCTCGAAATGGTGGCGGTGTAGTGCTTAAAAATGAACTATGTGATTCATGCAAAGTTTGTGCCGATGCCTGTCTACCCCGGGCCATTCATTTTGACAGGGAAGATATGCCTGTAATCTGCATTCATTGCGGAACATGTGCAAGATTTTGCAGTCATGATGTACTTGAAATGATAAAGACCGAGGTGCTATAA
- a CDS encoding aldehyde ferredoxin oxidoreductase family protein — MWSNVLYIDLETGEHKIRDRSDLFDKYIGGTGVATQLLLEECPPHTDPLSPEAPIIFSIGPLTPIFPCVSKAVAMFKSPQTGELGESYAGGRLAMAMRFAGYDSIVIKGRAPKPSYLSIHDEEVKCKDATSIWNVSSIEVIGKILRDVEPGKGRRSIMRIGEAGVKGVSYANVNVDTYRHFGRLGLGAVFGSKNLKAIVISGTEEVEIPDMDAYKNMYKKLYEAVVDTEVMNKYHDLGTAANINVLNQLKGLPTKNLKQSSFENAESLSGEYFADNLLLRKIACSNCPIGCIHIAMLKTPFHKGHEFEVNHISYDYELIYSLGTNLGITLAEDVLRLIDRCERYGLDVMSTGGVLAWATEAYERDLITPPDTLGIALRWGDTDNYLKIIDRIVKMPNKFYETLAKGTAAASAEYGGEDFAINLGRLEIAGYHTGPASIVGQLVGVRHSHLDNGGYSIDQKAASQQLTEEQMVDKLIYEDYGRNINNSLIACLFARGVYSEDNIVDALASVGINKTKDELATIGREIFLAKYRFKKQEGFDLGDVKVPARFFETVSQMGNIKKETIANMIQLYREKTGV; from the coding sequence ATGTGGTCTAATGTATTATATATAGACCTGGAAACAGGTGAACATAAAATTCGAGATCGTTCAGACCTGTTTGACAAATATATCGGCGGTACAGGTGTAGCAACCCAGTTGCTATTGGAAGAATGCCCGCCCCACACAGATCCACTCTCACCCGAAGCACCGATCATATTCAGTATAGGACCGTTGACCCCTATATTTCCCTGTGTATCAAAGGCTGTGGCAATGTTCAAATCACCCCAGACAGGAGAACTGGGTGAATCGTATGCAGGCGGGAGGTTGGCAATGGCAATGCGATTCGCAGGTTACGATAGTATTGTGATTAAAGGCCGGGCTCCAAAACCCTCATATCTGTCAATACATGATGAAGAAGTGAAATGCAAAGATGCTACCAGTATCTGGAATGTATCATCCATTGAGGTAATAGGCAAAATACTGAGGGATGTGGAACCTGGTAAGGGCAGGCGCAGTATAATGCGTATTGGCGAAGCCGGAGTAAAAGGGGTAAGCTATGCCAATGTGAATGTGGATACCTACCGTCATTTCGGCAGACTGGGCCTGGGGGCAGTGTTCGGCAGCAAGAATTTAAAGGCCATTGTAATCTCAGGGACCGAAGAGGTTGAGATACCTGACATGGACGCTTATAAAAACATGTATAAGAAACTCTATGAAGCAGTAGTAGACACCGAGGTCATGAACAAATACCATGACCTGGGGACAGCAGCCAATATCAATGTGTTAAACCAGCTAAAAGGACTGCCCACCAAGAATCTTAAACAATCCAGCTTTGAGAATGCAGAGAGCCTTTCAGGTGAATACTTTGCAGATAATCTGCTGCTTCGCAAGATCGCTTGCAGTAACTGTCCCATCGGCTGCATCCATATTGCCATGCTCAAGACCCCATTTCACAAAGGCCATGAGTTCGAGGTGAACCATATCAGTTATGACTACGAACTCATCTATTCACTGGGCACAAACCTGGGTATTACCCTGGCTGAGGATGTGCTTCGCCTGATTGACAGGTGTGAACGCTATGGTTTGGATGTGATGAGCACGGGAGGTGTGCTGGCGTGGGCTACCGAGGCCTATGAGCGGGACCTGATCACCCCGCCTGATACCCTGGGGATCGCACTGAGGTGGGGAGACACTGATAATTACCTGAAGATCATTGACAGGATAGTTAAAATGCCTAATAAGTTCTATGAGACTCTGGCAAAGGGGACTGCAGCCGCATCTGCAGAATACGGTGGCGAGGATTTTGCTATAAATCTGGGACGGCTTGAGATAGCGGGTTATCACACAGGTCCTGCTTCTATAGTGGGGCAGTTGGTCGGCGTTCGTCATTCCCACCTGGACAATGGGGGATACAGCATAGACCAGAAAGCTGCAAGCCAGCAGTTGACAGAGGAACAGATGGTGGACAAACTCATCTACGAGGACTACGGGCGAAATATTAATAATAGTCTTATTGCCTGTCTTTTTGCCAGGGGTGTGTACAGCGAGGATAACATCGTTGATGCCCTGGCAAGTGTTGGGATCAATAAAACCAAAGACGAATTGGCAACAATTGGCAGGGAGATTTTTTTGGCTAAATACCGGTTCAAGAAACAGGAAGGATTTGACCTTGGCGATGTAAAGGTGCCGGCACGGTTCTTTGAAACAGTATCTCAGATGGGGAATATAAAAAAGGAGACCATCGCAAATATGATTCAGCTTTATCGAGAAAAGACCGGTGTATAA
- a CDS encoding glucosyl-3-phosphoglycerate synthase — protein sequence MDFVQENVTTIHDFRIDENLIISSLQDIASERPMTLLIPMLYEEIFGDSLGNIIDHLNESPYLYRVIIALAADDEHKYKKVKDYFSSLIIPHLIIWCNGPSVTQVIEELRENGLDITDFCGKGKDAWIALGVASLDSYAIAMHDADIVSYTKLLPAKLFYPIVEPDLDFFFNKGYYARIDMEKLIMYGRVYRLLLNPLLHSLLEKLHYESNFLKYLCAFKYPLSGEFGITSNLAMNIRIPGDWGVEIGLLSEVYKNTALKKISQIDLEFYEHKHRLISVDGDDSISKMVKDITKTILRNLVEVDGVDINEAIMQSVDVLYKRTAQNRIRQYHADAMCNGLNYNRHIEECMVEQFSKIVLSSGREYIENSSGLLLPDWKRAISAMSDVRERIKDAALNDFNTYK from the coding sequence ATGGATTTTGTACAGGAGAATGTAACAACCATTCATGACTTCAGGATTGATGAAAATTTAATCATTTCATCACTGCAGGATATTGCATCCGAGCGTCCTATGACCTTATTGATACCTATGCTCTATGAAGAGATATTCGGTGACAGTCTTGGGAATATAATTGATCATCTTAATGAATCTCCTTATCTTTACAGGGTTATTATTGCCCTGGCTGCAGATGACGAACACAAGTACAAAAAAGTAAAGGATTATTTTTCCAGTCTTATAATTCCGCATCTGATTATCTGGTGTAACGGACCTTCAGTAACACAGGTGATCGAAGAGCTTAGAGAGAATGGACTTGACATCACAGACTTTTGTGGTAAGGGGAAAGATGCCTGGATCGCACTTGGGGTTGCAAGCCTGGACAGCTATGCAATAGCAATGCATGATGCTGATATTGTTTCATATACCAAACTCCTACCTGCGAAACTGTTTTATCCCATTGTAGAACCTGATCTGGACTTCTTCTTCAATAAAGGCTATTATGCCAGGATCGACATGGAGAAACTGATAATGTACGGCCGGGTATACAGGCTGTTATTAAATCCACTACTGCATTCACTCCTTGAAAAGTTACATTACGAATCCAATTTCCTGAAATATTTATGTGCTTTCAAATATCCGCTCTCAGGAGAATTCGGTATAACCTCCAACCTGGCTATGAATATTCGCATCCCGGGCGACTGGGGAGTAGAGATCGGACTGTTATCAGAGGTATACAAGAATACAGCACTAAAGAAGATCTCACAGATCGATCTGGAATTCTATGAACATAAACATAGATTGATCAGTGTTGATGGTGATGACAGTATTTCAAAGATGGTCAAAGATATTACCAAGACAATACTAAGGAATCTGGTGGAAGTGGATGGAGTAGATATAAATGAAGCAATTATGCAGAGTGTGGATGTTCTATATAAACGTACAGCCCAGAACCGCATACGCCAGTACCATGCTGATGCAATGTGCAATGGCCTGAACTATAACAGGCATATAGAAGAATGTATGGTCGAGCAATTCTCGAAAATTGTCCTATCTTCAGGAAGGGAATATATTGAAAATTCCAGCGGATTGCTGCTGCCTGACTGGAAAAGGGCCATTTCAGCCATGTCAGATGTTCGGGAACGGATAAAAGATGCTGCACTGAATGATTTTAATACTTATAAATAA